The bacterium genomic sequence TCGAGGCGGGTGATGACTCACCTCATAGGCCACCCCTGCCTTCTCGAAATACTCCTTCAAGCGCTGGAGGCATCCTGCCCCAGGCGAAGATCGCGCCAGTGTCGGACCGATCCCTGTCATTTCGCTCACCTCCCCGGTGCGTCACCCCGCGTCCGCGCTCACTCATTCCGCAGCCGCGTGCGACTGCCCTCAAGGTCCGTTTCCAACCTCACCGTACCATTGCAGGGCGGCCCCACACCATCGGGCATCGGGCCTATTCCTCGTCGAGACCGCCCCGCAGGACCCTCCACCCGCGACACGGACATGAAGTATTGCGCTCGCCCCATAGACGGCGCGAGGCGAGCAACTCGAGCGCGATCGCAGTCCCACCCAGCCGTCTGCGCCGGATCGGCGCATCGGTCCGACCCCGGTGCGCGCCACCGAGCGGCACCGATCCCACCCGTCACAACGGGACGGGGGGTACCCCATCCGGGGCGCCCTCTCCTCGAGGCTTACGCCGCAATCGTGTCCACCCGGCCTCGACACTCGTTCGGGTGGTGCCCCGGGAACCGCCGGTCGTTGCCAGGTGGTGCGCTACCGTCGGTCCAGCGCCTCGGGATTGACCAGGCTCGGCGGCCGCTTGCCGGTGACGCCGGCGAGGCAGTTCTCCGCCGCGAGTACGGCCATCTTGATGCGCGTGGCGATGCTCGCGCTCCCCAGGTGCGGCGGCAGCACAATGTTGTCCAGTCGGAGGAGCGGCTCGTTCGCCGACGGCGGCTCGCTTTCGAGCACGTCCAACCCCGCGGCCCAGATCGTCTTGTCGACGAGGGCGCGGTACAGGGCCTGCTGATCGATGATCGGTCCCCGCGAGATATTGACGATCACGGCGGTCGGCTTCATCAGCCCAAGCTCCCGTTCCCCGATCAGATGCCGCGTCTGCGGGGTCAGGCTGGTGGTGAGCACGACGAAGTCACTCCGGCGAAGCACGTCGTCAAACGGCAGGTATGTCGCCCCCAGTTCCCGCTCGAGCCCTTCGTTCCGCCTCGGATCATGGTACAGGAGCGTCATGTTAAACCCGCGGCTCCGGCGCGCCACCGCGGAACCGATCCGCCCGAGACCGATGATTCCGAGCGTAGCGCCGTGCACATCCT encodes the following:
- a CDS encoding D-glycerate dehydrogenase; translated protein: MAMPRIYITRPLPGPAMKLLEGKVEYRMWEREDQPVPRETLLSELADVDGVICLLTEKMDAEAIERARRCRVIAQVAVGYDNIDVGAATKRGILVTNTPEVLTETTADMAWALLMAAARRVVEGDKFTRSGRWKTWEIMGLTGQDVHGATLGIIGLGRIGSAVARRSRGFNMTLLYHDPRRNEGLERELGATYLPFDDVLRRSDFVVLTTSLTPQTRHLIGERELGLMKPTAVIVNISRGPIIDQQALYRALVDKTIWAAGLDVLESEPPSANEPLLRLDNIVLPPHLGSASIATRIKMAVLAAENCLAGVTGKRPPSLVNPEALDRR